One Cicer arietinum cultivar CDC Frontier isolate Library 1 chromosome 8, Cicar.CDCFrontier_v2.0, whole genome shotgun sequence DNA segment encodes these proteins:
- the LOC101502635 gene encoding TMV resistance protein N-like: MAMESSHSSSSSFSYGFSYHVFISFRGSDTRHGFTGNLYKALMDKGIHTFIDDNDLERGDEITTSLIKTIENSRIFIPVFSINYASSSFCLDELVHIINCFKEKSRSVLPIFYDVDPTDVRYQTGSYGEELTKHEERLQDDKERLKQWKLALNQAANLSGFHFISGQGYEYKFIVEIVECISKKINRIPLHVADYPVGLQSQLQQVKLLLDEESDEKVHVVGLYSTGGMGKSTLAKAIYNFVADQFDGLCFLDNVRDNSTQNNLKHLQEELLLKTIGLDTKLGSVSYGIPIIKERLQRKKILLILDDVDKLDQLHALAGELDWFGNGSRVIITTRDKHLLTSHEIKSSYEVEGLNEKDALELLRWMAFKNNIIHPSYEDILNRVVTYASGLPLALEVVGSNLYRKDIQEWKSLIDEYERIPNKDIQEILLVSFNNLSEYQQNVFLDIACCFKGYSLKEVENILSAHYGLCMIYQIGVLVDKSLIKINEVKYVTLHNLIEMMGKEIVRKESVMELGERSRLWFYKDIVHVLTENTGSKSIQIIHLDCPSTEVVIDLNGKAFEMMENLKTLIIKSGSFSKGSMHLPRNLRVFKWQTYHSECIPSNLLNKIFVYMKILKFDNCKYLTEIPDVSSFPNLENISFEYCKNLITIHNSIGFLCKLKFLNAEGCDKIMSFPPLKLTSLKKLQINGCKSLQNFPEILDKMEYIETISIDGTSIEGFPASFKNLTGLVDLSIIGKGFFTLPSTICEIPNLSTISYYYGNQTLLLKQNGNMSSTVSSNVTNVNLQISNISDEGLPILLKWFANVKELKLSHSNFKILPECLEECRFLRILELNSCKSLEEIRGIPPNLKYISALRCKSLKPSTKSMLLNQQVHEAGETAFHFPSVGDEMIPKWFEHQSKGRISFWFRNRIPSFAIFVSTTKEYGYISNYSISLDVRLLVNDDEWIQPFPYFPTTSPSWNLPNIFVNHTNVFELQLRKRISHVNFRPQLEGKWQLISKLKEAFLKNEWIQMKLELRDCGYLDAYDWRSLPKFGIHFVKEKNNMEDIKFSNPNRKRKLDEYLNTSLSLLHPLFKKHKFVEMEVFEKELIEQPQHRHSLASLLGRLQI, from the exons ATGGCTATGGAATCATCccattcttcttcctcttcattttCCTATGGATTCTCCTACCACGTGTTCATCAGTTTTAGAGGCAGTGACACTCGCCACGGTTTTACCGGCAATCTTTACAAGGCTCTCATGGACAAGGGAATTCACACCTTCATTGATGACAATGATCTTGAAAGAGGAGATGAAATCACAACATCACTTATCAAGACTATTGAAAATTCTAGAATTTTCATTCCAGTGTTTTCTATCAATTATGCTTCTTCTTCATTTTGTTTGGACGAACTTGTTCACATCATTAACTGCTTTAAGGAAAAGAGTCGTTCAGTTTTGCCTATTTTCTACGACGTGGATCCAACTGACGTGCGATATCAGACTGGTAGTTACGGCGAAGAACTAACAAAGCATGAAGAACGGTTACAAGACGACAAGGAAAGGTTAAAGCAATGGAAGTTGGCTCTTAATCAAGCAGCTAATTTGTCTggctttcattttatttctgG GCAAGGATATGAATACAAATTTATTGTGGAGATAGTAGAATGCATCTCCAAAAAGATCAATCGCATTCCTTTACATGTTGCCGATTACCCTGTTGGATTACAGTCTCAATTACAACAAGTTAAATTGCTTCTCGATGAGGAATCTGATGAAAAGGTCCACGTGGTTGGACTTTATAGTACTGGAGGCATGGGCAAATCAACACTTGCTAAagcaatttataattttgttgctGATCAATTTGATGGTTTATGTTTTCTTGATAATGTGAGAGATAATTCAACTCAAAATAACTTGAAACATCTCCAAGAAGAGCTCCTTTTAAAAACAATTGGATTGGATACAAAGTTGGGAAGTGTTAGTTATGGAATTCCAATCATAAAAGAAAGGCTTCAGAGAAAGAAGATTCTTTTGATTCTTGATGATGTTGACAAACTAGACCAGTTGCATGCTTTGGCTGGAGAACTTGATTGGTTCGGCAATGGCAGCCGGGTCATCATTACTACTCGAGACAAACACTTACTAACAAGTCACGAAATAAAAAGCTCATACGAAGTAGAAGGATTAAATGAAAAAGACGCTCTTGAATTGTTGAGATGGatggcttttaaaaataatattattcatcCAAGTTATGAAGATATTTTAAATCGTGTGGTAACTTATGCTTCTGGCCTTCCATTGGCTTTAGAAGTAGTGGGTTCCAATTTGTATAGAAAGGATATACAGGAATGGAAATCTTTAATAGATGAGTATGAAAGGATTCCAAATAAAGATATCCAAGAGATACTTTTAGTAAGCTTTAATAATTTGAGTGAATATCAGCAGAATGTTTTTCTTGACATTGCATGTTGCTTCAAAGGATATAGCTTGAAAGaggttgaaaatatattatctGCTCATTATGGTTTGTGCATGATATATCAAATTGGAGTGTTGGTTGATAAATCTCTCATTAAGATTAATGAGGTCAAATATGTGACATTACATAACTTGATTGAGATGATGGGAAAAGAAATTGTCCGAAAAGAATCAGTCATGGAGCTTGGAGAACGCAGTAGGTTGTGGTTCTACAAAGATATTGTTCATGTTTTAACAGAAAATACT GGATCCAAAAGTATTCAAATTATACATTTGGACTGCCCCTCAACTGAAGTTGTTATAGATTTGAATGGAAAAGCCTTCGAGATGATGGAAAATCTCAAAACACTTATCATTAAGAGTGGTTCTTTTTCCAAAGGCTCAATGCATTTGCCACGTAATTTGAGAGTATTTAAATGGCAAACATATCATTCAGAGTGTATACCATCTAACTTACTCAACAAG ATCTTCGTAtacatgaaaattttgaaatttgacaatTGTAAATACTTAACAGAAATACCAGACGTCTCCTCTTTTCCAAATTTAGAAAACATTTCATTCGaatattgtaaaaatttaattacaattcaCAATTCGATTGGATTCTTATGTAAACTTAAATTCTTGAATGCTGAGGGTTGTGACAAGATCATGAGTTTTCCACCCTTGAAGTTGACTTctcttaaaaaattacaaattaatggTTGTAAGAGTCTCCAGAATTTTCCAGAAATATTGGACAAGATGGAATATATAGAAACCATTTCGATTGATGGAACTTCCATAGAAGGCTTTCCAGCTTCATTTAAAAACCTCACTGGTCTTGTTGATCTAAGTATAATAGGAAAAGGATTTTTTACGTTGCCAAGTACCATATGCGAAATTCCTAATTTGTCAACTATTTCGTATTATTATGGTAATCAAACATTATTGCTGAAACAAAATGGTAATATGAGTTCCACTGTGTCTTCAAATGTGACAAATGTTAACCTACAAATTAGCAACATATCAGATGAAGGCCTTCCAATACTTCTCAAGTGGTTTGCTAATGTGAAAGAACTAAAGCTTTCTCATAGCAATTTCAAAATTCTTCCAGAATGCCTTGAAGAATGCCGCTTTCTACGAATACTTGAATTGAATAGTTGCAAATCCCTTGAGGAAATTAGAGGGATTCCTccaaatctaaaatatatttcagCATTAAGGTGCAAATCATTAAAACCCTCGACTAAAAGCATGCTACTAAATCAG CAAGTGCACGAGGCCGGAGAAACCGCGTTTCATTTTCCGTCGGTAGGAGATGAGATGATTCCAAAGTGGTTTGAGCACCAAAGCAAAGGAAGGATATCTTTTTGGTTTCGTAACAGGATTCCTTCATTTGCAATTTTCGTATCTACTACAAAGGAATATGGATACATTTCCAATTATTCAATAAGTTTAGATGTGAGACTGTTAGTTAATGACGATGAATGGATTCAACCTTTTCCATATTTTCCAACGACTTCCCCATCATGGAACCTCCCTAATATATTTGTGAATCATACTAATGTTTTTGAACTGCAACTGCGTAAGAGGATTAGTCATGTGAATTTTCGCCCTCAATTAGAAGGAAAATGGCAACTCATATCTAAATTGAAGGaagcatttttaaaaaatgaatggaTCCAAATGAAGCTTGAGTTGAGGGATTGCGGTTATTTAGATGCCTATGATTGGAGATCACTCCCAAAATTTGGAATCCACTTTGTGAAGGAGAAAAACAACATGGAGGATATCAAATTCAGCAATCCTAATAGAAAGAGGAAGTTAGATGAATATCTTAATACTTCATTATCACTACTCCACCCTCTGTTCAAAAAGCATAAATTTGTGGAAATGGAAGTTTTTGAGAAAGAACTAATTGAACAACCGCAACACAGACACAGTTTGGCTTCTTTATTGGGTCGCTTACAGATATGA
- the LOC113784573 gene encoding disease resistance protein Roq1-like: MLGIFGIGGLGKTTLARATYNLMADQFDALCFLRNVKENSAKHNLEHLQEMLLSKTNYLNIPLGDVSEGITIIKQMLHQKKVVLVLDDVDELKKLQVLAGGFDWFGLGSIVIITTNLIGWRISCQGRSIIAVPTFKAFDWHLLY, translated from the coding sequence ATGTTAGGGATATTCGGAATTGGAGGATTGGGAAAAACGACACTTGCAAGAGCTACTTATAATTTGATGGCCGACCAATTTGATGCTTTATGTTTTCTTCGTAATGTGAAAGAAAATTCAGCTAAACATAATTTGGAACATCTCCAAGAAATGCTTCTTTCCAAAACAAATTATTTGAACATTCCATTAGGAGATGTTAGTGAGGGAATTACAATCATAAAGCAGATGCTACATCAAAAGAAGGTTGTGTTGGTTCTTGATGATGTTGATGAACTAAAGAAGTTGCAAGTTTTGGCTGGAGGATTTGATTGGTTTGGTCTTGGTAGCATAGTGATCATTACCACTAATTTGATTGGCTGGAGGATTTCATGTCAAGGAAGAAGTATTATTGCAGTTCCAACTTTCAAGGCCTTTGATTGGCATCTTTTGTACTGA